In Penaeus monodon isolate SGIC_2016 chromosome 41, NSTDA_Pmon_1, whole genome shotgun sequence, a single genomic region encodes these proteins:
- the LOC119598372 gene encoding uncharacterized protein LOC119598372 — protein MNENGQRLLELCCYHDLCITNTFFATKPLNCVLTTRSYHSADCDTDHSMQKGRPRINTSKTAIPDLCERFANSIEDALKNCPGGNTEERWSHIRDFIYNSAMDTFGKRERQNPDWFEAGIAELEPAIEAKRAALINYKREPSVKSLAALKAKNDAQRIVRRCANDHWLNLCESIQLSADCGNIRGPSVNKIAPLKSTAGDIITDRSKQMERWAEHYQELYSRENVVTAAAAENTASLPVMEELDAPPSADKLSKAIDSLACGKAPGKDGIPPEVIKVGKKTALLHHLHQLLQQCWEEGTVPQEMRDTNIITIQEQGRLHRNVQYDGSSSDPFSIKNGVKQGCVLVPTLFGIFFSLLLSYTFSQSEDGVYIHTRSDGSLFKLAPPPS, from the exons ATGAACGAGAATGGACAGAGGCTTCTTGAGTTATGCTGTTACCACGACCTATGCATAACTAACACGTTCTTTGCCACCAAGCCACTAAACTGTGTTCTCACCACACGCAGCTATCACAGTGCTGACTGCGACACTGACCACTCCATG CAGAAAGGTCGCCCCCGCATTAACACTAGCAAGACGGCAATCCCAGACCTGTGCGAGCGCTTCGCCAATTCCATTGAGGATGCCCTCAAAAACTGCCCTGGTGGCAACACTGAAGAGAGGTGGAGTCACATCCGTGATTTCATCTACAACTCTGCAATGGACACcttcggcaagagagagaggcagaatccGGATTGGTTTGAAGCCGGCATTGCTGAACTAGAGCCAGCAATTGAGGCCAAAAGAGCTGCCCTCATCAACTACAAGAGGGAGCCTTCTGTGAAGTCACTCGCTGCACTCAAAGCCAAGAACGACGCCCAACGGATCGTTCGGCGCTGCGCAAATGACCACTGGCTCAACCTTTGTGAGAGTATCCAGCTCTCTGCTGACTGCGGCAATATTCGTGGCCCAAGCGTAAACAAGATCGCGCCCCTGAAATCAACTGCCGGCGACATCATAACAGACCGCAGCAAGCAGATGGAGAGATGGGCTGAACACTACCAGGAGCTCTACTCAAGAGAGAACGTGGTCACAGCCGCAGCTGCCGAGAACACCGCCAGCTTGCCTGTCATGGAGGAGCTGGACGCTCCACCCTCCGCAGATAAACTGAGCAAGGCCATCGACTCCCTAGCCTGCGGCAAAGCTCCAGGAAAAGATGGCATCCCACCCGAAGTCATCAAGGTGGGAAAGAAGActgctctccttcaccatctgcaCCAGCTGCTGCAGCAGTGCTGGGAAGAAGGAACTGTGCCCCAAGAGATGCGCGACACCAACATCATCACTATACAAGAACAAGGGCGACTGCA CAGGAACGTACAGTACGATGGTTCCTCCTCGGACCCATTTTCAATCAAGAACGGGGTGAAACAAGGGTGCGTACTCGTTCCGACACTCTTCGGAATcttcttctctttgctgctgtCCTACACCTTCAGCCAGTCAGAGGACGGAGTGTACATTCACACCAGAAGCGACGGCAGCCTCTTCAAACTTGCCCCGCCTCCGAGCTAA